The Malus sylvestris chromosome 8, drMalSylv7.2, whole genome shotgun sequence genomic interval ttagtatattcaaaggaaaataaggttttcatgtaaatgtgttttactgacgcactcaactttgtttttttttcacccctccaggttttagttagCAGAGTTTGGTGGCCACAGGGAATTCAATGGTGTTCTGACAAATCCCGaaaaagtaggattcaccctTTGGTGttgtatcttagtaattgtcctacttgactgcaactaTACTTTCTTATTGCTCTGAAagtgtatttatacacttaAACCCTCACTAGTATCCTTTCTTAGTTGGGATTGTTAGTCgcttggttttaaattgttagtATTTCTCTTACTTTTTATTGCTTCCGCTTTGCgctcatggctacgtcactctcacgtgacagcTAGCACGTCTCAACTCCGGTCAGGGTGTGTTAAGTATAATATTTGTATGTAGGTAATTACATGATTCAAAATGCAGGTAAATTAGTAGAATATTTTATAAggaggtaaattaatttgtatGTAGGTAATTACATGattcaaacaatattattttttccGTACAAGAtatgtcttttcttttttaatttggtatattaatttatatatgttgCTAATATTTATGATACAAGAAAGGTAAAATATCCATATGGATTTAATTGCTCATCATAATTAGGAtgagtaataatatttattgacCAAATTAGGATtttgtggcataagttgtaaatgTATTGTAATAGTTGGTCATATATTTGTCTACATGGTAGAATATTTGAAATTTGGgctttatttgaatgtttaaatttaggtgggtttttatttaaaaaaataggaGTTTCAAGAGCctatatctaaagaacccttctttttatttttgccaTGGTTTCATCGAGATTAATCAGATTATTCTTCCTTTGTACACAAATTTTGTTACTCATCATCAACGTTAATTTCACTCAAGCCCTGCTTGGACCTCGTGATGTTCCAATATTCCACTGTTCTAACAACAAAGGTAACTACACCACTGGCAGCACCTATCAAACAAACCTCAATGGCCTCCTCTTTGACTTACACTCTTACAATAACGGCTATGGCTTTTTCAATTCCTCCTGTGGCGAAAACATTGACAGAGTTTTTGCAATCATGCTCTGTCGAGGACTAATTAAAGAGGACATTTGCAGTAAGTGCCTTACTGATGTTGCAAACTATCTAAGGGAACATTGTACTAATCAGAAGGAGGCAACTGGATGGCAGAACGATTGTATGTTACGCTACTCAAACCGCTCCATTTACGGCATGATGGAAACTAATCCAGATTTATACCTGAAAGATGTTGAAACTTTATCTGTATCGACAGGCTTGGATGCGTTCAGTCAGGAGAGCTCTCACTTACTGAATCGACTAGGACAAAAAGCAGCAACGGGTGGTGATCTTCGTAAATTTGCAACAGGAAACGCAAGCCTTCCAAGTTCTGATATACCAATCTATGGACTTGTTCAGTGCACCCCAGAATTATCCGAGCAAAGTTGTATTGATTGCTTAAATTATACTTTCGGAATGTTTGGATCATGTTGTAGCGTATCAGTTCGTGTGAGAATTGTGAAACCAAGCTGTGGCTCAAGGTATGAAATTTACCCCTTTTTTAACGATACAACTGAGACACCACCGGCCAATACTGCGAGTCCAGGAGGTATTACATCTTGACATCATTTTTCTATCCCACCGTATTCTGAGTAATATGTCTGATTCTTTCCTTCGGATTGTAGCACCAACTAGAAAcaaattaatttgtaatttggTTCTCAAAGTTTAATAAATTATCATTCATTACACCTAGTCGTAGAAAAGATTTAGCTAATTGAAAGGCCCATATATAATCTGATATGATCAGAGAAGCTATATTTCTGATTTTTGCAGGAAAGAAGAGTAATACTTCTCAGACTGTCATCATTACGGTTGTCACGGTTGTTATTTCCCTGCTACTAATTATATCGATCTGCATTTATTCTGAgagtgaagaagatgaagggaaAACTTGGAGGTAAGTTTAGATCAGTTAATTTTTACTTCCCTTGAAACAGAATGACCTCATGGAACACCTACTATTGATATAACCGTAGACTCAAACATATATGTATCCTTTTAATTAAATATGCATGCAATGGCCTTATTTAGTTTTTGGTTTCATATTGCATCTCTCTCATGTAAAGAAGCAGATGAAATTCTTGATACAGAAGCCTTGCAGTTCGACCTTGGCTCCATAAGAACGGCTACAAATAACTTTTCTGAAGCAAATAAGCTTGGAAGAGGTGGATTTGGTGCTGTTTACAGGGTAACGAATCTTATCCCCATTGATGTCAGTTAAGTGATTATTGTGAGAAATAAGTTAACATTCAGATGGCGGTTGAATGCAGGGTAGGTTTTTGAACCAAGAAGATATAGCGGTTAAAAGGCTTTCTAAAGATTCTGCACAAGGAGATATAGAATTTAAAAATGAGGTCACGTTAGTAGCCAAATTTCAACATCGCAATTTAGTTAGGCTCCTTGGTTTCTGCTTGGAAGGAAACGAAAGGCTTCTTATCTATGAGTTTGTCCCGAATGCAAGCCTCGATCATTTCATATTTGGTAGGGTTGGGAACTTGGATTTCTGGTTTTATGTTGAAAAGTTCTTCAATGTATACATGCTTTCCAAAAAGAGTACACTGCAACAAAAGTCATTAACAATCATTACAAAATAGTCTACTTGCTTGAATATGCAGATCCAACCAGGCGCACACATTTGGACTGGGATAGTCGCTACAAGATCATATTTGGAATTGGGAGAGGACT includes:
- the LOC126631372 gene encoding cysteine-rich receptor-like protein kinase 29; the protein is MVSSRLIRLFFLCTQILLLIINVNFTQALLGPRDVPIFHCSNNKGNYTTGSTYQTNLNGLLFDLHSYNNGYGFFNSSCGENIDRVFAIMLCRGLIKEDICSKCLTDVANYLREHCTNQKEATGWQNDCMLRYSNRSIYGMMETNPDLYLKDVETLSVSTGLDAFSQESSHLLNRLGQKAATGGDLRKFATGNASLPSSDIPIYGLVQCTPELSEQSCIDCLNYTFGMFGSCCSVSVRVRIVKPSCGSRKEE
- the LOC126631373 gene encoding cysteine-rich receptor-like protein kinase 10 — protein: MKGKLGEADEILDTEALQFDLGSIRTATNNFSEANKLGRGGFGAVYRGRFLNQEDIAVKRLSKDSAQGDIEFKNEVTLVAKFQHRNLVRLLGFCLEGNERLLIYEFVPNASLDHFIFDPTRRTHLDWDSRYKIIFGIGRGLLYLHEDSHLKIIHRDLNASNILLDVEMQPKIADFGMARLFDLDQTR